The window ACTAGATCAACCATACGTATACGTATTAATGGATTTGGCTGAAATATTTGtgtcatcaaatcaataagaCGATCATCTGGTTTGAATGACATTTTATctgtaaattgaaattggccACTAAGCTGTTGTTGTAGCATTACATCTTGatccattgaaaatggaaattgtcCTTGATTTATCATACAATATAATACAACGCCTAATGCCCAAACATCTGCTTGTAAAACATCGAATATAATTTTTGTGATTAAAAATAGATGAATTTCTGGCGCCATATATGGTATTGTACCACAATAATTTGGTGCATTCACTACACGGCCTTCTTTTTGTATGACAACAATGCTTAGACCAAAATCCGTAACTAAACAGTTATATTTTTTATCCAAAAgaatattttccaatttaatATCACGATGTGCAATATTTCTTCGATGTAAATATTCAATTGCTGATGTAATCtgtttgaacatttttcttgcctgtttttctttcattcctgtttctaatttttttcttaccaaATTCCATAAATCTGATTTATCGGCAAATTGCATAAATATATAGACATGTGCactttttgatgattgtaatataAAATGTTTATAAACACGTATAATATGTTTATGTTCTACTGAatgtaaaatgaataattcttttttaatcaataGCTGATCTTTACGATTTGTACTGACAGTCATTACTTTACATGCAActttttgtttagtttttaAATCGATTGCTTTATAAACAGTACCGAAACCACCTTTGccgatttgtttttctaatCGATAACCAATAcgttcaattattttttcagtATCTGAACCATCCGATTTACATGATAATATCGGTGTTACATCCGTTGTCGGTATTCGTGATATAGTGACctgaatttttgatgatttatgtttttttgatttttctttttctttttctttctgatgttttcgtttttcttttgatcgTTTACGTTTTTTACCAATTTTACCTGTAGTCGTTGATTCTGGTGTTTGTtgttcctgttgttgttcttgttgttgttgttcttgtaattgttcatcatccatttgtggttcaccattttcatcagCCATATAATTACTTTCATCATATTGTTCATTTGCGGGATTTCTTCGGCCAATTTTAAAGCACTTACATCCCATAACCAATTGTGTTTCAACCGTCATATATGTAGCCACGGTTGTGTACATTCAAagatttttgccatttttcttggacattttttatatcacaataaaaaattgtttcgaacttttgttttttattctatagaaaaaaaattgaattagaaaacaacaacaacaacaacaatttccttttggaacaaatgattgttttttctcttttgattttgtaaacgtaaaattattatttctagCCAACAATGATCCAATTTCTTGTggaccacacacacacacacacacacatacacgccCACTCATTGTCCAATattaatgacgatgatcattTCTTGGTTcttgtttgaataaaaaaaattttgtttctcacTTTATGTTAATtcactttgttgttgtcttcaatgtcgattttttttctttctttatggGGCACTTTATAAACAAcaccatgatcatcatgatgatcatgatgatcattattctaTGAACCAGCAATAAATGAtgcgtttttttctgtaaagAAAACActgaaaagaaattcaaccGAGTTCATTAATCacaatacaaacacacacacacagatatagtccaagaaaaaaagttcagTTCAGTTCagttgattcattcattcattcattttttttcacttcaaGTTCAGCCCatattttcttttacttttttttctcgtttgtttgtttcttttcttttggtaTTCATGagttctgtgtgtgtgtgtgtgtattttgatttattattcggAAAAGGatcacatacaaacacacgaaaaaaagttgttgttgttgttgttattattattattgaccatATTGCCCGCGTTAATTGGATATGGGGGTAGAAATGTACCATCAACttttagccaaaaaaaaaaaaaacatgggcCACTCATAAATAATggtgaacgaaaaaaaagtcagcaacaagaacaaaaaaaaatgtaattctttcattcatgaaaaaaaaatcgtgttCATTGCCATTGTTGGATCAATCTTAAACCAATGgctaaaataataataaattggtTTACTATGTGTCGACACATGATCATCGTGAAGGCGGTGTGgtagcagaaaaaaaataaagaaaacatcatcatcaaacaaacaaaaaaatataaataaataaatctgtGAAAATTTAGAAACTaaaccaccgccaccaccaccaccagtagcaacaacaacaacaaaaaacatttttgaatttcaaactacaacaacaacaacaacaaaagcagTAGTAATATATCttattttttggattttttctactttatttattcataatctcaaaaaaaactgaacaaaagaaatgagagaaaaaagccATTATCTCCATATACAATGGGGGATGGGTTGGTGGGATtcgatcaatattttttttccccccaaaaaagaaaagaatcttcattttcatttcttttggtGGTAACACATGAACATGGCCATCACAATGTGTAAaactgaattgaatgaacttTGAATCGGTTCtcggggaaaaaaatggttttaaattttaattagaaaaaatgtttgtttggatcattttattgttgaacatcagacaaacacacgcacacacacacacacatgaaatgataaaattcacTAGGGAACCGAataacgatgaaaaaaaacccggaatcatcatcagataacTTAGTAACAACAAGATAACTTTTTTGACTTGATTATATTTGACTAATTGACTTTTGTACATTTATATCCATATAATGTtctataaacaaacaaatcatcgATATTATCGATTTTACAATCTTacaatcattttcttttcatttgtaaCTATCTTGAATGTAATAAAATGATATTAGAattacgaatttttttttgtttcgtttatttaaaaaaaaatatagattacaaatgaatatgaatagaATCCAGAATGGATTTATTATCAGAATGGATTTCTCC of the Dermatophagoides farinae isolate YC_2012a chromosome 1, ASM2471394v1, whole genome shotgun sequence genome contains:
- the LOC142598183 gene encoding uncharacterized protein LOC142598183, with the protein product MADENGEPQMDDEQLQEQQQQEQQQEQQTPESTTTGKIGKKRKRSKEKRKHQKEKEKEKSKKHKSSKIQVTISRIPTTDVTPILSCKSDGSDTEKIIERIGYRLEKQIGKGGFGTVYKAIDLKTKQKVACKVMTVSTNRKDQLLIKKELFILHSVEHKHIIRVYKHFILQSSKSAHVYIFMQFADKSDLWNLVRKKLETGMKEKQARKMFKQITSAIEYLHRRNIAHRDIKLENILLDKKYNCLVTDFGLSIVVIQKEGRVVNAPNYCGTIPYMAPEIHLFLITKIIFDVLQADVWALGVVLYCMINQGQFPFSMDQDVMLQQQLSGQFQFTDKMSFKPDDRLIDLMTQIFQPNPLIRIRMVDLVQHPWLIDAPMDKNIPKLKTCEPKIMIDPPKQQQQQQQQQQTAPEHQSPPSLQGQQQNSQQKQKLDNITGQIVKQNLKTIMMMMMNVGDKKGGGGGKQILEQQISPAMMMRMPIKKRMKMKKRMKVKVKLKKFQRSPMMMKMKHQPKSPFQQKQQQQQPPYMMPMLMKGKSMYPPMFMDKQQQQQQQFPPFYQQQPFPPFYQQQQQQQQQLSSYSSGSSATSTMSSDTSDSD